One part of the Sandaracinaceae bacterium genome encodes these proteins:
- a CDS encoding protein kinase, protein MLEPGDLLEGKYRVLRQLGAGGIGAVYEAEATDVGRRVCVKTLQGRFAKDATMLARFRREARTAAAIHHPNIVAVSAFHDGTGGAGSPPFLVMDLIEGQTLHALIRQTPGMDPPRVVRILAQILDALEAAHGHGVVHRDLKPHNVMLTSTRAIDDFVHVLDFGLAGLLDDHRREHLTMTGQMLGTPGFMAPEQVEGQRVDVRSDVFAVGVIGYVMLTGKLPFGGETGPERLVALLENPAAPLRQSRPDVDAELAAILHCALEKEPSRRHASASAMRTALSRWARRAIPEAAAVPATAPPRPAPTAVMKAARESERDSPRNAAREGGRLERPGLDGHAAPRRRVTEALAGASEPPLRARQVRAFAARPMPIAAGRAASSPQGRRGSAAPRARSARPGPNGAHAVAGATSLPPPASAPAREVPGKRVALLGVGAALAVLLALSAGALVVAVVSRSTAPASAHTAREVGPKSRSMKPMEAASMEAASMEAAPLPEGNGLRPPSPVASTPAAPAAVAPVPVEVPGAPAERE, encoded by the coding sequence GTGCTCGAGCCTGGAGACCTGCTCGAAGGCAAGTACCGTGTCCTTCGCCAGCTCGGCGCGGGCGGGATCGGCGCGGTCTACGAGGCGGAGGCCACGGACGTCGGGCGGCGGGTGTGCGTCAAGACGTTGCAGGGGCGCTTCGCGAAGGACGCGACGATGCTGGCGCGCTTCCGGCGTGAGGCGAGGACGGCGGCCGCGATTCATCACCCCAACATCGTGGCGGTGTCGGCGTTCCATGACGGAACGGGCGGGGCGGGGTCGCCGCCTTTCCTGGTGATGGACCTGATCGAGGGGCAGACGCTCCACGCGCTGATCCGGCAGACGCCGGGGATGGATCCGCCGCGGGTCGTGCGCATCCTGGCGCAGATCCTCGACGCGCTCGAGGCGGCGCACGGACACGGGGTGGTGCATCGGGATCTCAAACCGCACAACGTGATGCTGACGTCGACCCGCGCGATCGACGACTTCGTGCACGTGCTGGACTTCGGGCTGGCGGGGCTGCTCGACGATCACCGGCGCGAGCACTTGACGATGACCGGCCAGATGCTCGGGACGCCCGGCTTCATGGCGCCGGAGCAGGTCGAGGGGCAGCGGGTGGATGTGCGGTCGGATGTCTTCGCCGTCGGCGTCATCGGGTATGTCATGTTGACGGGCAAGCTGCCCTTCGGGGGAGAGACGGGGCCGGAGAGGCTGGTCGCGCTCCTCGAGAACCCGGCCGCGCCGCTGCGGCAGAGCCGGCCCGATGTGGACGCGGAGCTCGCCGCGATCCTGCACTGCGCGCTCGAGAAGGAGCCGTCGCGTCGGCACGCGTCGGCGAGCGCGATGCGGACCGCTCTGAGCCGGTGGGCGCGCCGCGCGATCCCGGAGGCGGCGGCGGTCCCGGCGACCGCCCCCCCGCGCCCCGCGCCCACCGCCGTGATGAAGGCCGCGAGGGAGAGCGAGCGCGACTCGCCGAGGAACGCCGCGCGTGAGGGCGGACGACTCGAGCGCCCCGGGTTGGATGGCCACGCCGCGCCCAGGCGACGCGTGACCGAGGCGCTGGCAGGCGCGTCGGAGCCGCCCCTCCGCGCTCGCCAGGTGCGTGCGTTCGCCGCGCGCCCGATGCCGATCGCGGCCGGCCGCGCGGCGTCGAGCCCGCAGGGGAGGCGTGGCTCGGCTGCCCCGCGGGCGCGATCGGCGCGGCCAGGCCCGAACGGCGCGCATGCCGTCGCCGGCGCGACGTCGCTCCCACCGCCTGCCTCGGCCCCGGCGCGCGAGGTGCCCGGCAAGCGAGTGGCGCTGCTCGGCGTCGGAGCCGCGCTCGCGGTGCTGCTGGCCTTGTCCGCGGGCGCGCTCGTCGTCGCGGTGGTCTCTCGGTCCACCGCGCCCGCGAGCGCGCACACGGCCCGCGAGGTCGGTCCGAAGTCACGAAGCATGAAACCGATGGAGGCAGCGTCGATGGAGGCGGCGTCGATGGAGGCGGCGCCGCTGCCCGAGGGGAACGGGCTCCGACCTCCGTCTCCCGTCGCGTCGACGCCCGCGGCGCCCGCGGCCGTCGCGCCGGTGCCCGTGGAGGTGCCGGGCGCTCCGGCCGAGCGGGAGTAG
- a CDS encoding RecQ family ATP-dependent DNA helicase yields MGRRRGKKRRPEEGLEANLAGARVVAKERFGVKRLHPEQERALEAVLAGRDTLVVLPTGYGKSLIYQAAAMLLDRPVITVSPLIALMRDQERKLRAVGAPVIRLDSTLKASTRRQSLDRLRKGGKLIVLTTPETLESEAVRPYLEEARPGLLCVDEAHCISEWGHDFRPAYLRLGSERRRLGIPSALALTATATPRVTEDIAARLELHEPLVVRAPPHRGNLELSVEITPGNMKYEVAGKLLRKLPRPGVVYCATTKAVDELFAALTRARIPVARYHGKMKTKERTASQKRFMKKGKQVVMVATSAFGMGIDKADIRYIVHFQTPGSLEQYVQEAGRAGRDGKKSRCVLLFDPSDLEIQEFLQKQSRPTGAQLRRVGRALAAWAADERSVTAKELALSAEVPSNIAKVVCAQLEQLGLVELEKRRWRPRAHPAELLTSAEDLAERFEIQRQEDARRLRALPDYARTEGCRSVFIRRWFGEEDPPRCGRCDRCKLERKLSRAAADMVERAERAADTGGEIEARPRRAKKPDAAPKRRRRRRRREKKGEGRRRAPKGSKRGDGERRSSADEKKGKKRKKPKTAKKPKKRD; encoded by the coding sequence ATGGGGCGACGCCGGGGGAAGAAGCGCCGCCCCGAGGAGGGGCTCGAGGCGAACCTCGCCGGGGCGAGGGTGGTGGCGAAGGAGCGCTTCGGGGTCAAACGCCTTCACCCCGAGCAGGAGCGGGCGCTCGAGGCGGTGCTCGCGGGGCGCGACACGCTCGTCGTGCTCCCGACGGGCTACGGCAAGTCGCTCATCTATCAAGCGGCCGCGATGCTCCTCGACCGGCCGGTGATCACGGTCTCGCCGCTCATCGCGCTGATGCGCGACCAGGAGCGGAAGCTGCGCGCGGTCGGGGCGCCGGTGATCCGGCTCGACAGCACGCTGAAGGCGAGCACGCGGCGACAGTCGCTCGACCGCCTCCGGAAGGGGGGCAAGCTCATCGTGCTCACCACCCCCGAGACCCTCGAGTCGGAGGCGGTGAGGCCCTACCTCGAGGAGGCGCGGCCCGGGCTCCTCTGCGTCGACGAGGCGCACTGCATCTCGGAGTGGGGGCACGACTTCCGCCCCGCCTATCTGCGCCTCGGGAGCGAGCGTCGTCGGCTCGGTATCCCGTCGGCGCTGGCGCTCACCGCGACGGCCACGCCGAGGGTGACCGAGGACATCGCCGCGCGCCTCGAGCTGCACGAGCCGCTCGTCGTGCGGGCGCCGCCGCACCGCGGGAACCTCGAGCTCTCGGTCGAGATCACGCCGGGCAACATGAAGTACGAGGTCGCGGGGAAGCTGCTGCGAAAGCTCCCCCGGCCCGGCGTGGTGTACTGCGCGACGACCAAGGCGGTCGACGAGCTCTTCGCCGCGCTGACCCGCGCGCGCATCCCGGTGGCTCGCTACCACGGGAAGATGAAGACGAAGGAGCGCACGGCCTCCCAGAAGCGCTTCATGAAGAAGGGCAAGCAGGTGGTCATGGTGGCCACCAGCGCCTTCGGCATGGGCATCGACAAGGCGGACATCCGCTACATCGTGCACTTCCAGACGCCGGGCTCGCTCGAGCAGTACGTGCAGGAGGCGGGGCGGGCAGGGCGCGATGGGAAGAAGTCTCGCTGTGTTCTGTTGTTCGACCCGTCCGATCTGGAGATCCAGGAGTTCCTGCAGAAGCAGAGCCGGCCGACCGGCGCGCAGCTGCGGCGGGTGGGGCGCGCCCTCGCGGCGTGGGCGGCCGACGAGCGGAGCGTGACCGCGAAGGAGCTGGCCCTCTCGGCCGAGGTCCCGTCCAACATCGCGAAGGTGGTCTGCGCGCAGCTCGAGCAGCTCGGGCTCGTGGAGCTGGAGAAGCGGCGCTGGAGGCCGCGCGCGCACCCCGCGGAGCTGCTGACGAGCGCCGAGGACCTGGCCGAGCGGTTCGAGATCCAGCGGCAGGAGGACGCGCGCCGGCTCCGCGCGTTGCCCGACTACGCCCGCACGGAGGGTTGCCGTTCGGTGTTCATCCGGCGCTGGTTCGGCGAGGAGGATCCCCCGCGGTGCGGGCGCTGCGATCGCTGCAAGCTCGAGCGGAAGCTCAGCCGCGCCGCCGCGGACATGGTCGAGCGGGCCGAGCGCGCGGCCGACACGGGGGGAGAGATCGAGGCCCGCCCTCGCCGAGCGAAGAAGCCCGACGCAGCGCCGAAGCGGCGCCGACGTCGACGCCGGCGAGAGAAGAAGGGAGAGGGCCGGCGCCGCGCGCCGAAGGGCTCGAAGCGCGGCGATGGCGAGCGCAGGAGCTCGGCCGACGAGAAGAAGGGGAAGAAGCGGAAGAAGCCGAAGACGGCAAAGAAGCCGAAGAAGCGGGACTGA
- a CDS encoding Ig-like domain-containing protein — MRALLLCLLLASGCDGEVAPDAGSDPVDAGADDAGPGDAGPPIVDLCDPGADPGPFPAPDAWAPNRGPGGPSATFEEGALYANCAFLDGGELDTSDHHNLVTMYDGYLLMPWAPEYGSGGLTFWEFDDPCDPVVVGSGHSGSMRETHAIGFSQLDGRWAVVDQLGLALSEGRGGIQFWDVSDPTAPEAVRDLELPGFVYPDAYARVTLSVFWQVPYVYVAGADNGVYIVDAANPRQPRFIGQYVFDPILRVGQVQVIGNLLIATAAEGPRTVLLDVSDPEDPQPLPGGDFLSTDGEGRAREAYFTNFVGGHVYYANKDGGGGLVVWDVRDPRAPAYAGSHISDGNGGYVFVQHDLAFVGESRFAAIYDVSDLSNITEVTRLQLEGDLDTVTPIGNVAVLSVDDDANPDQGSAVAPFATTPDAQGPAVRWTWPEDGATELRTTSRIGLSLDELIDVRSAHEGSVRLYRSGADPDAGRVPAVVSAQEAIVNVHPRCALAPNTEYTVEVMAGGIVDFNGNAIAETARFTFTTGPE, encoded by the coding sequence ATGCGCGCTCTGTTGCTCTGTCTCCTGCTCGCGTCCGGATGTGACGGCGAGGTCGCCCCGGACGCTGGCTCCGATCCTGTCGACGCCGGCGCCGACGACGCGGGCCCCGGGGACGCGGGCCCGCCGATCGTCGACCTCTGCGACCCCGGCGCCGATCCCGGGCCGTTCCCTGCCCCCGACGCGTGGGCGCCCAACCGCGGGCCGGGCGGGCCCAGCGCGACCTTCGAGGAGGGGGCGCTCTACGCGAACTGCGCCTTCCTCGACGGCGGAGAGCTGGACACGAGCGACCACCACAACCTGGTCACCATGTACGACGGCTACCTGCTCATGCCGTGGGCGCCGGAGTACGGCTCGGGCGGGCTGACCTTCTGGGAGTTCGACGACCCGTGCGATCCGGTCGTGGTCGGCTCGGGGCACTCGGGCAGCATGCGCGAGACGCACGCCATCGGCTTCTCCCAGCTCGACGGGCGCTGGGCGGTGGTCGACCAGCTCGGGCTCGCGCTCAGCGAGGGGCGGGGCGGCATCCAGTTCTGGGACGTGAGCGACCCGACGGCGCCCGAGGCGGTGCGGGATCTCGAGCTGCCAGGATTCGTCTACCCGGACGCGTACGCGCGCGTGACGCTGAGCGTGTTCTGGCAGGTGCCCTACGTGTACGTCGCCGGGGCCGACAACGGCGTGTACATCGTCGACGCCGCGAACCCGCGCCAGCCGCGCTTCATCGGGCAGTACGTCTTCGACCCGATCCTCCGCGTGGGCCAGGTGCAGGTGATCGGGAACCTGCTCATCGCCACCGCGGCCGAGGGGCCGCGCACGGTGCTGCTCGACGTGAGCGACCCCGAGGATCCGCAGCCGCTCCCGGGGGGCGACTTCCTCTCGACCGACGGCGAGGGGCGCGCGCGGGAGGCGTACTTCACGAACTTCGTGGGCGGCCACGTCTACTACGCCAACAAGGACGGCGGCGGCGGCCTCGTCGTGTGGGACGTGCGCGACCCGCGCGCGCCCGCGTACGCCGGGAGCCACATCTCCGATGGCAATGGAGGTTACGTCTTCGTGCAGCACGACCTCGCGTTCGTCGGCGAGTCACGCTTCGCCGCGATCTATGACGTCTCGGATCTGTCGAACATCACCGAGGTCACGCGCCTCCAGCTCGAGGGGGACCTCGACACCGTCACGCCCATCGGCAACGTGGCGGTGCTGAGCGTCGACGACGACGCGAACCCGGACCAGGGGAGCGCGGTGGCTCCCTTCGCCACGACGCCCGATGCGCAGGGCCCGGCCGTGCGCTGGACCTGGCCGGAGGACGGGGCGACGGAGCTGCGGACGACGTCGCGGATCGGGCTGAGCCTCGACGAGCTGATCGACGTGAGGTCGGCGCACGAGGGCTCGGTGCGGCTCTATCGGAGCGGCGCCGACCCGGACGCGGGCCGCGTGCCCGCGGTGGTCAGCGCGCAGGAGGCGATCGTGAACGTGCACCCCCGCTGCGCCCTCGCGCCGAACACCGAGTACACGGTGGAGGTCATGGCCGGCGGGATCGTGGACTTCAACGGCAACGCGATCGCGGAGACCGCGCGCTTCACCTTCACGACCGGCCCGGAGTAG
- a CDS encoding PKD domain-containing protein has translation MRVPSLLASSLFTASLFTALALLACDPQAAPDAASPDSDAGRDAATVEIRAEAGPSRYATVGEVVAFDGSRSTGAESYRWIFGDGEETDASADPTASHAYDSPGRYRAFLEIRGGGRTRTDSLTVSVTRPAVHASRQSSSVAVAGGEVAVVSPDSNELAVFSIEALALLRRVALPADPRTVTRFGDGWAVACQAAGVVALVSEDRVETIEMPAASRPFGVIAVDGALYVSLQATGQLARVEDGAVTTFDAIEDARGVSLLPDGRLAVTRWRSPDARAEIAALAPDGSARETWTLGYDPQPGSDTESGGVPSYLEQVLVSPDGALAVVPSLQAAIGEGLFRSPRALTHETTLRAAVSFFDPRGGEEDFERRKLWDDRGFAAAGVLSSRGDFLFLAMRGSRAVERLDLLSGAQAGTLLEVGHAPQGLALSDDDRLLFIDAYLSRELVVYDVADAGALPVEVARLPIPSAEPLSPELLRGKILFNDAADPRIARDSYLACAHCHLEGQSDRRTWDFTDRGEGLRNTIDLLGRAGVGHGPLHWSANFDEVHDFEHDMRGPFRGLGLMDDADYEARSETFGAPKAGLSPDLDALAAYVTSLDAHLPSPHRAPDGSLTEAGARGRVIFEAAGCESCHSGPTLTDSAVIAGAPVLHDVGTLGPGSGGRLGAPLTGLDTPTLHDLWNTAPYLHDGSATLREVLTTRNAGDRHGVTSGLSEAELDDLVAYLLQLDGRR, from the coding sequence ATGCGCGTCCCCTCTCTCCTCGCCAGCTCTCTCTTCACCGCCTCTCTCTTCACCGCGCTGGCGCTGCTCGCGTGTGACCCGCAAGCGGCCCCCGACGCGGCGAGCCCGGACAGCGACGCCGGCCGGGACGCGGCGACGGTGGAGATCCGCGCCGAGGCGGGCCCCTCGCGCTACGCGACGGTCGGCGAGGTGGTCGCGTTCGACGGCTCGCGCTCGACGGGGGCGGAGTCCTATCGCTGGATCTTCGGCGACGGCGAAGAGACGGACGCGAGCGCCGACCCGACGGCGAGCCACGCCTACGACAGCCCCGGTCGCTACCGCGCGTTCCTCGAGATCCGTGGCGGGGGGCGGACGCGGACCGACTCGCTCACGGTGAGCGTGACGCGGCCGGCCGTGCACGCGTCACGGCAGAGCAGCTCGGTGGCGGTCGCGGGCGGCGAGGTGGCCGTGGTGAGCCCCGACTCGAACGAGCTGGCCGTGTTCTCCATCGAGGCGCTCGCGCTGCTGAGGCGCGTGGCGTTGCCCGCCGATCCGCGGACCGTGACGCGCTTCGGCGACGGCTGGGCGGTGGCCTGCCAGGCGGCCGGGGTCGTGGCGCTCGTGAGCGAGGACCGCGTCGAGACGATCGAGATGCCCGCCGCCTCGCGGCCGTTCGGGGTCATCGCGGTCGACGGCGCGCTCTACGTCTCGCTGCAGGCCACCGGGCAGCTCGCGCGGGTCGAGGACGGCGCGGTGACGACCTTCGACGCGATCGAGGACGCGCGCGGCGTCTCACTCCTGCCCGACGGACGGCTGGCCGTCACGCGCTGGCGCTCGCCGGACGCCCGGGCCGAGATCGCGGCGCTGGCGCCCGACGGAAGCGCGAGAGAGACGTGGACGCTCGGCTACGATCCCCAGCCCGGCTCCGACACCGAGAGCGGCGGGGTGCCGAGCTATCTCGAGCAGGTGCTCGTCTCGCCGGACGGCGCGCTGGCGGTGGTGCCTTCGCTCCAGGCGGCCATCGGGGAGGGGCTCTTCCGGAGCCCACGCGCGCTCACGCACGAGACGACGCTGCGCGCGGCGGTGAGCTTCTTCGATCCGCGCGGCGGCGAGGAGGACTTCGAGCGCCGCAAGCTCTGGGACGACCGGGGCTTCGCCGCGGCCGGCGTCCTGTCGAGCCGGGGCGACTTCCTCTTCCTCGCGATGCGGGGCAGCCGCGCGGTCGAGCGCCTCGATCTCCTCAGCGGCGCCCAGGCGGGCACGCTGCTCGAGGTCGGCCACGCCCCGCAGGGGCTCGCGCTCTCGGACGACGACCGGCTCCTCTTCATCGACGCCTACCTCTCGCGCGAGCTGGTGGTCTACGACGTGGCCGACGCGGGCGCGCTGCCGGTGGAGGTCGCGCGCCTGCCCATCCCGAGCGCGGAGCCGCTCTCGCCGGAGCTCCTCCGCGGCAAGATCCTCTTCAACGACGCCGCGGATCCGCGGATCGCGCGCGACTCCTACCTCGCGTGCGCTCACTGCCACCTCGAGGGCCAGAGCGACCGGCGCACGTGGGACTTCACCGACCGCGGCGAGGGGCTGCGGAACACCATCGATCTGCTCGGCCGGGCGGGCGTGGGGCACGGCCCCCTGCACTGGAGCGCGAACTTCGACGAGGTGCACGACTTCGAGCACGACATGCGCGGGCCCTTCCGGGGGCTCGGGCTGATGGACGACGCGGACTACGAGGCGCGGAGCGAGACCTTCGGCGCGCCCAAGGCGGGGCTGAGCCCGGACCTCGACGCGCTCGCGGCCTACGTCACCTCGCTCGACGCGCACCTGCCCAGCCCTCACCGCGCCCCGGACGGGAGCTTGACCGAGGCGGGGGCGCGAGGGCGCGTGATCTTCGAGGCCGCCGGCTGCGAGAGCTGTCACTCCGGCCCGACGCTCACCGACAGCGCCGTCATCGCGGGCGCTCCCGTCCTCCACGACGTGGGCACGCTCGGCCCCGGCTCGGGCGGCCGGCTCGGCGCCCCGCTCACCGGCCTCGACACCCCGACGTTGCACGATCTCTGGAACACCGCGCCCTACCTGCACGACGGCTCGGCCACCCTCCGCGAGGTCCTGACCACGCGCAACGCGGGCGACCGGCACGGGGTCACGAGCGGGTTGAGCGAGGCCGAGCTCGACGACCTGGTCGCGTATCTGCTGCAGCTCGACGGGCGCCGATAG